The Sagittula sp. P11 genome window below encodes:
- a CDS encoding BLUF domain-containing protein, producing the protein MNAMTSIARPGRVATGQRYSGMAVVDFDHITGGASATGPGKEAKGAPLVRAICISHTRTRLSDRILDRLMAETEKHNALRQVSGLLLYKSRNFFEVLEGPQDMLDQTLERIYRDPRHYKMKVMFYGPARMRRFDGWSMGFRRLDGTTTTLPCYFSLTRRELEKRFPRGATKEIMFYLRGYLNLRFPPPPPAEPSLTCRVIRDLSA; encoded by the coding sequence ATGAACGCCATGACATCCATCGCACGGCCCGGACGGGTCGCAACGGGACAGCGATATTCCGGCATGGCAGTGGTCGACTTCGACCACATCACCGGCGGCGCATCCGCCACCGGGCCGGGCAAAGAGGCCAAGGGCGCGCCATTGGTCCGGGCGATCTGCATCAGCCACACGCGCACCCGGCTGAGCGACCGGATCCTCGACCGCCTCATGGCCGAGACGGAAAAGCACAACGCCCTCCGGCAAGTGAGCGGCCTGCTGCTCTACAAGTCGCGCAACTTCTTCGAGGTATTGGAGGGGCCGCAGGACATGCTCGACCAGACGCTGGAGAGGATCTACCGCGATCCCCGGCACTACAAGATGAAGGTGATGTTCTACGGCCCGGCCCGAATGCGGCGCTTCGACGGCTGGTCCATGGGGTTCCGGCGGCTCGACGGGACGACCACGACCCTGCCCTGCTATTTCTCCCTGACGCGCCGCGAGCTCGAGAAACGGTTTCCTCGCGGCGCCACGAAGGAGATCATGTTCTACCTGCGCGGCTACCTGAACCTGAGGTTCCCACCCCCGCCACCCGCCGAGCCATCGCTGACCTGCCGGGTGATCAGGGACCTGAGCGCCTGA
- a CDS encoding DUF3592 domain-containing protein, producing the protein MPAEPSLARPVSFFRLFHRMGGWIAYIPLVITLILTLVSHFTLRTAERFDAEGVEAVGTVLGRDIRISRDSDGDETRSYFVKVGFTPDGGAPLTVEQNTDAATHDRSAIGTPITLWYLASEPNMIELSRGENRSASAVTQGIALVFGVVFLVALWVPARRAIAALRARRYGARERAVVTEHARTHITVNSRRLYRLAWRDEHGRDGQSLPYRRDMLRAFPEGSRIIVYQGLTQAWWEGDTGPRDPRS; encoded by the coding sequence ATGCCAGCCGAACCGTCCCTTGCCAGACCGGTCTCCTTTTTCCGCCTCTTTCACCGGATGGGCGGCTGGATCGCGTATATCCCGCTGGTCATCACGCTGATCCTCACGCTGGTCAGCCATTTCACGCTCCGCACGGCGGAGCGCTTCGATGCCGAGGGGGTCGAGGCCGTGGGCACCGTGCTCGGCCGCGATATCCGCATTTCGCGCGATAGCGACGGGGATGAGACACGCTCCTATTTCGTGAAGGTGGGGTTTACGCCGGACGGCGGCGCGCCGCTCACCGTCGAACAGAACACCGATGCCGCCACCCATGACCGAAGCGCCATCGGCACGCCGATCACCCTCTGGTACCTCGCGTCCGAGCCGAACATGATCGAACTGTCGCGGGGCGAGAACCGGAGCGCCTCTGCCGTGACGCAGGGGATCGCGCTGGTCTTCGGCGTGGTGTTCCTAGTCGCGCTCTGGGTTCCGGCCCGGCGCGCCATCGCCGCCCTGCGCGCACGTCGCTACGGTGCACGCGAACGGGCCGTGGTCACCGAACATGCGCGCACCCACATCACCGTCAATTCCCGCCGTCTCTACCGCCTCGCGTGGCGCGACGAACACGGGCGTGACGGGCAGAGCCTGCCCTATCGCCGGGACATGCTGCGCGCTTTTCCGGAAGGCAGCCGGATCATCGTCTATCAGGGCCTGACACAGGCTTGGTGGGAAGGCGACACCGGCCCGCGAGACCCGCGCAGCTGA
- the ccmE gene encoding cytochrome c maturation protein CcmE has protein sequence MALKSLKKKRRIQVVALAAVALIVSTGLIGYAMRDGINFFRSPSQVMEEPPTPNEVFRIGGLVEDGSLERGVGETVRFRVTDGGATVPVVFTGVLPDLFDENQGMVGTGRYVNGVFEASEILAKHDETYMPKEVVDALKAQGVYQEPES, from the coding sequence ATGGCACTGAAATCGCTGAAGAAGAAGCGGCGGATCCAGGTTGTGGCGCTGGCGGCGGTCGCACTGATCGTGTCCACCGGCCTGATCGGCTATGCGATGCGGGACGGGATCAACTTCTTCCGCTCCCCGAGCCAGGTGATGGAGGAGCCGCCAACCCCGAACGAGGTCTTCCGCATTGGTGGCCTGGTGGAGGACGGCTCTCTGGAACGGGGCGTCGGCGAGACGGTCAGGTTCCGGGTGACGGACGGGGGGGCGACGGTGCCGGTCGTCTTCACCGGCGTGCTGCCAGACCTGTTCGACGAGAACCAGGGCATGGTGGGCACCGGCCGTTACGTGAACGGTGTCTTCGAAGCCTCTGAAATCCTTGCGAAACACGACGAGACATACATGCCGAAGGAAGTGGTCGACGCGCTCAAGGCGCAAGGGGTCTACCAGGAACCCGAGAGCTGA
- the murI gene encoding glutamate racemase: MAVGVFDSGLGGLTVLDAVVKRLPDVPFVYFADSAHAPYGVRDANDIYDLTTQAVSRLWDEGCDLVVLACNTASAAALRRMQESWVPREKRVLGVFVPLIEALTARQWGDNSPPREVGIQHVALFATPATVRSRAFQRELAFRAIGVDVEAQACGGLVDAIEEGDMILAEALVRSHVDALKRKMPTPEAAILGCTHYPLMQEIFQDALGPEVHVYSQATLVPDSLADYLDRHPDMMGKGTTSRFLTTGDPARVSRHATQFMKRQITFEKV, from the coding sequence ATGGCGGTTGGTGTATTCGATTCGGGCCTCGGCGGCCTGACCGTACTGGATGCGGTGGTGAAGCGGCTGCCGGATGTGCCCTTCGTCTATTTTGCCGACAGCGCCCATGCGCCCTACGGCGTGCGCGATGCCAACGACATCTACGATCTGACCACGCAGGCCGTTTCGCGCCTGTGGGACGAGGGCTGCGACCTTGTCGTGCTCGCCTGCAACACCGCCAGCGCCGCGGCGCTGCGCCGGATGCAGGAATCCTGGGTCCCGCGCGAGAAGCGCGTGCTGGGCGTCTTCGTGCCACTGATCGAGGCGCTGACCGCACGCCAGTGGGGTGACAACTCTCCGCCGCGCGAGGTGGGTATCCAGCACGTCGCCCTTTTCGCGACACCCGCCACGGTGCGCAGCCGCGCATTCCAGCGTGAACTGGCGTTCCGGGCGATCGGTGTCGACGTCGAAGCGCAGGCCTGCGGCGGACTGGTCGACGCGATCGAGGAAGGCGACATGATCCTCGCGGAGGCACTGGTGCGCAGCCATGTGGACGCCCTGAAGCGCAAGATGCCGACGCCCGAAGCAGCCATCCTCGGCTGCACGCACTATCCGCTGATGCAGGAAATCTTCCAGGATGCGCTGGGGCCGGAGGTGCACGTCTACAGCCAGGCGACGCTGGTGCCGGATTCGCTGGCCGACTACCTCGATCGGCACCCGGACATGATGGGCAAAGGCACGACGAGCCGGTTCCTGACGACGGGCGACCCGGCGCGTGTGTCGCGTCATGCCACCCAGTTCATGAAGCGCCAGATCACCTTCGAAAAGGTCTGA
- a CDS encoding glucokinase produces the protein MITPVSVTVDIGGTNTRVALCDGGEVLTGTIQRYRNAEHPGLEPILDSYLSAYPLVGAICIDMAGPVKDGVGTLTNLDWTIDARALSARTGGARVVVLNDLQAQGHSVPHLDAGSLLTLMPGQPAPSDVRLVVNVGTGLNAVPVHTSGTLTLVPAAEAGHITLQARDAEELRLIDWMSKRIPSSGMEEILSGRGLENLDEFIGDGAGRREAAAVMEAYAAGEERARKAAEIFVRYLGRYAGDLALTNLPFGGVFLVGGVIRHLGPHLMDLGFAEAFRDKGRFAAFMEQFPVHLVTDDYAALRGCSAHLQELQTASN, from the coding sequence ATGATCACCCCCGTTTCCGTAACCGTCGACATCGGCGGCACGAATACACGTGTCGCCCTCTGCGACGGGGGCGAGGTGCTGACCGGCACCATCCAGCGCTACCGCAACGCCGAACACCCGGGGCTCGAGCCGATCCTCGACTCCTACCTTTCCGCTTATCCGTTGGTCGGCGCGATCTGCATCGACATGGCCGGGCCGGTGAAGGACGGGGTCGGTACGCTCACCAATCTCGACTGGACGATCGATGCACGGGCCCTGTCGGCCCGCACCGGCGGCGCGCGCGTGGTGGTGTTGAACGACCTCCAGGCGCAGGGCCACTCCGTCCCGCATCTCGATGCCGGCAGCCTGCTCACGCTGATGCCGGGACAGCCCGCCCCCAGCGACGTACGGCTGGTTGTCAACGTCGGCACCGGGCTGAACGCAGTGCCGGTCCACACATCGGGCACGCTGACTTTGGTCCCCGCGGCGGAGGCCGGGCACATCACGCTTCAGGCCCGCGATGCGGAGGAGTTGCGGCTGATCGACTGGATGAGCAAGCGCATCCCTTCCTCCGGCATGGAAGAAATCCTGTCCGGCCGCGGACTCGAGAACCTCGACGAGTTCATCGGGGACGGTGCCGGCCGCCGCGAAGCCGCCGCGGTGATGGAGGCCTACGCAGCGGGAGAAGAACGCGCCCGGAAAGCGGCGGAGATATTCGTCCGCTATCTTGGACGGTACGCGGGCGACCTTGCCCTGACCAACCTGCCCTTCGGCGGCGTCTTCCTAGTGGGCGGCGTCATCCGGCACCTCGGACCGCACCTGATGGACCTGGGCTTTGCCGAGGCGTTCCGGGACAAGGGGCGGTTCGCCGCCTTCATGGAACAGTTCCCGGTGCATCTGGTCACCGACGACTACGCGGCGCTGCGCGGATGTTCAGCCCACCTGCAGGAACTGCAGACCGCGTCGAACTGA
- the argC gene encoding N-acetyl-gamma-glutamyl-phosphate reductase, translating to MTQSIAIIGASGYTGAELIRLIATHPSFEIKALAANSKAGQSMAQVFPHLRHLDLPTLVTWEQIDFSGIDLCFCALPHKTSQERISKLPKSLKIVDLSADFRLRDPAAYKTWYGNDHAAVEMQEEAVYGLTEFYRDEIAGARLVAGTGCNAATGQYILRPLITAGVIDLDEIILDLQCGVSGAGRSLKENLLHAELSEGTNAYSVGGTHRHLGEFDQEFSKLAGREVKIQFTPHLGPFNRGILATCYVKGEAEAINMALEAAYANEPFVEVLPFGETPSTHHVRGSNFVHIGVVADRLPGRTIVVATLDNLCKGSSGQALQNANLMLGVEETAGLMLAPCFP from the coding sequence ATGACCCAGTCCATCGCCATCATCGGCGCGTCCGGATACACCGGCGCGGAACTCATCCGGCTGATCGCCACCCACCCGTCGTTCGAGATCAAGGCGCTGGCCGCCAATTCCAAGGCCGGCCAGAGCATGGCCCAGGTCTTTCCGCACCTGCGCCACCTCGACCTGCCGACTTTGGTCACGTGGGAACAAATCGACTTCTCCGGGATCGACCTTTGCTTCTGCGCCCTGCCGCACAAGACGAGCCAGGAAAGGATCTCGAAACTGCCCAAAAGCCTGAAGATCGTCGACCTGTCGGCGGATTTCCGTCTGCGTGACCCGGCCGCCTACAAGACGTGGTACGGCAACGATCATGCCGCGGTCGAGATGCAGGAAGAGGCGGTCTACGGCCTGACCGAGTTCTATCGCGACGAGATCGCCGGGGCGCGGCTGGTGGCGGGTACCGGGTGCAATGCGGCCACCGGCCAGTACATCCTGCGGCCGCTGATCACCGCCGGCGTGATCGACCTGGACGAGATCATCCTCGACTTGCAATGCGGCGTCTCCGGCGCGGGCCGGTCGCTGAAGGAAAACCTGCTGCACGCCGAGCTCTCGGAAGGGACCAACGCCTATTCGGTGGGTGGCACGCACCGGCACCTGGGCGAGTTCGATCAGGAGTTCTCGAAGCTGGCCGGGCGCGAGGTGAAGATCCAGTTCACGCCGCATCTCGGGCCCTTCAACCGCGGCATCCTCGCCACCTGTTACGTCAAGGGCGAGGCTGAGGCGATCAACATGGCGCTCGAGGCGGCTTATGCCAACGAGCCCTTCGTGGAGGTGCTGCCCTTCGGCGAGACGCCCTCCACCCACCACGTGCGCGGGTCGAACTTCGTGCACATCGGGGTGGTGGCGGACCGGCTGCCGGGACGGACCATCGTGGTCGCGACGCTCGACAACCTGTGCAAGGGGTCTTCCGGGCAGGCCCTGCAGAACGCCAACCTCATGCTGGGTGTCGAGGAAACCGCCGGGCTGATGCTGGCGCCCTGCTTCCCGTAG
- a CDS encoding GH1 family beta-glucosidase, with protein MRHKRSDFPEGFLFGTATSAYQIEGHAFGGAGRTHWDDFAATPGNVVRAENGDRACDHYHRFAEDLDLVKAAGLDAYRFSISWARVLPEGTGTPNEEGLDYYDRLTDAMLERGLKPCATLYHWELPSALADKGGWRNREIAAWFGEFTEIAMKRLGDRMFSVAPINEPWCVAWLSHFMGGHAPGLRDVRAAARAMHHVLLAHGTAIQTMRGLGMSNLGGVFNLEWSTPADGTPEAQAAAARYDAIYNRWFLGGVFKGAYPQAALDGLEPHLPEGWQDDFPTIQAPLDWCGLNYYTRKLIAPDATPFPSLKEVEGPLPKTFMDWEIYPQGLEDFLTRTAREYTGDLPLYVTENGMASPDVLVDGAVKDPSRIAFLEDHLDAVQRAIAAGVPVSGYFIWSLLDNYEWALGYEKRFGLVHVDFETLERTAKSSYHELKAALQS; from the coding sequence ATGCGCCACAAGCGATCCGATTTCCCCGAAGGTTTCCTCTTCGGCACCGCAACGTCCGCCTACCAGATCGAGGGTCATGCCTTCGGCGGTGCGGGCCGCACCCATTGGGACGACTTCGCCGCCACCCCCGGCAACGTGGTCCGTGCCGAGAACGGCGACCGCGCCTGCGATCACTATCACCGCTTCGCCGAGGATCTCGATCTGGTGAAGGCGGCGGGACTCGACGCCTACCGCTTCTCGATCAGCTGGGCGCGCGTTCTGCCCGAGGGCACCGGCACGCCGAACGAAGAAGGTCTGGATTACTACGACCGGCTGACCGACGCGATGCTGGAACGCGGCCTGAAGCCCTGTGCCACGCTCTATCACTGGGAGTTGCCCTCCGCGCTGGCCGACAAGGGCGGCTGGCGCAACCGCGAAATCGCAGCCTGGTTCGGCGAGTTTACCGAGATCGCCATGAAGCGGCTTGGCGACCGGATGTTCTCTGTCGCGCCGATCAACGAGCCGTGGTGCGTGGCGTGGCTGTCGCATTTCATGGGCGGCCACGCGCCCGGCCTGCGCGACGTGCGCGCCGCCGCCCGTGCGATGCACCACGTCCTTCTGGCCCATGGTACGGCCATCCAGACGATGCGGGGTCTCGGCATGTCGAACCTCGGCGGGGTCTTCAACCTCGAATGGTCCACGCCCGCCGACGGCACCCCCGAAGCGCAGGCCGCCGCGGCCCGCTATGACGCGATCTATAACCGCTGGTTCCTGGGCGGCGTGTTCAAGGGCGCCTACCCGCAGGCGGCGCTCGACGGGCTGGAGCCGCATCTGCCGGAGGGCTGGCAGGACGACTTCCCGACGATCCAGGCGCCGCTCGACTGGTGCGGGCTGAACTACTACACCCGCAAGCTGATCGCGCCGGATGCCACGCCCTTCCCCTCACTGAAAGAGGTCGAAGGGCCGCTGCCCAAGACCTTCATGGACTGGGAGATTTACCCGCAGGGGCTGGAAGATTTCCTGACGCGCACCGCCAGGGAGTACACCGGAGACCTGCCGCTTTACGTCACGGAAAACGGCATGGCCTCTCCAGACGTGCTGGTCGACGGCGCCGTGAAGGATCCATCGCGGATCGCCTTCCTTGAGGATCACCTCGACGCGGTGCAGCGGGCAATTGCCGCGGGCGTGCCGGTGTCGGGCTATTTCATCTGGTCGCTGCTCGACAACTACGAGTGGGCCCTGGGGTATGAAAAGCGCTTCGGGCTGGTGCACGTCGACTTCGAAACACTTGAAAGAACGGCGAAATCCTCCTACCACGAACTCAAGGCCGCGCTGCAAAGCTGA
- a CDS encoding ATP-binding protein, producing the protein MASPTYDDRLEEIRRAEHRSRSDTLLRILLVGIGATAYYIARPDPLVILWFIAHTGSELTIMALLARRNVRTPLFDIAVVLAAYAISGLIFLSLPIWILADAPGPGMIFAAAVTLIGYTIYLLHRRQRDSAIIAVDICLLLTIFGAAAAIALPLTRSWQEAALVLVADGALTTYVIVSLLADARQQAQLREAQQKYANAQKARALNQFVGGVAHDFNNQLTVILGHLELFEMLDTPEDRMAALDLSRRAARRAASTVQQLLASSGRTRLNPMSLPLGGFLDRLQDLLGDLLDPGMQITIVPPADAPTAYVDADMLETCLVQLCLNAQDATLGNGKVRIWVETRDAPPDPAHNAECPPPFTVIFVEDNGPGVPEEALALLTEPFYTTKGKTEASGLGLSAVSGFARQSGGLVHITRAPRAGLRIALVLPAEQWTAPPSGNGIQRDETRGSAIRDTDINPDSARRILTAMSKVD; encoded by the coding sequence ATGGCTTCTCCAACATACGACGACAGGCTCGAGGAGATTCGCCGGGCCGAGCACAGATCGCGGTCCGACACGCTGCTGCGCATCCTGCTCGTCGGCATCGGCGCCACCGCCTATTACATCGCCCGGCCCGACCCGCTCGTCATCCTCTGGTTCATTGCACACACCGGCTCGGAACTGACGATCATGGCGCTGCTTGCGCGGCGGAATGTGCGCACGCCGCTGTTCGACATCGCGGTCGTGCTTGCGGCCTACGCCATCTCCGGCCTGATCTTCCTGTCTCTGCCGATCTGGATCCTCGCCGACGCCCCCGGCCCCGGCATGATTTTTGCCGCCGCGGTCACATTGATCGGCTACACGATCTACCTGCTGCACAGGCGTCAGAGGGACAGTGCGATCATTGCCGTCGACATATGCCTTCTGCTGACGATCTTCGGGGCGGCGGCGGCGATTGCCCTGCCGCTGACGCGCAGTTGGCAGGAGGCCGCGCTGGTCCTCGTCGCGGACGGCGCCCTGACGACCTATGTCATCGTCTCGCTGCTGGCCGACGCGCGGCAACAGGCACAGCTGCGCGAAGCGCAGCAGAAGTACGCCAACGCCCAGAAGGCCCGCGCGCTGAACCAGTTCGTCGGCGGCGTGGCGCATGACTTCAACAACCAGCTGACCGTCATCCTCGGCCATCTCGAACTGTTCGAGATGCTCGACACGCCGGAGGATCGGATGGCCGCACTCGACCTCAGCCGCAGGGCCGCGCGCCGGGCGGCCTCCACCGTGCAGCAACTGCTCGCCTCCTCGGGCCGCACGCGCCTCAACCCCATGAGCCTGCCCCTCGGCGGCTTCCTCGACCGGCTGCAGGACCTGCTGGGCGATCTGCTCGACCCGGGGATGCAGATCACGATCGTACCACCGGCCGACGCCCCGACCGCCTACGTGGATGCCGACATGCTGGAAACCTGCCTCGTGCAGCTCTGCCTGAATGCGCAGGACGCCACGCTCGGGAACGGCAAGGTTCGCATCTGGGTGGAGACACGCGATGCCCCTCCCGACCCGGCACATAACGCCGAATGCCCGCCGCCCTTTACGGTCATCTTCGTCGAGGACAACGGCCCGGGCGTGCCCGAGGAAGCCCTCGCCCTACTGACTGAGCCGTTCTACACCACCAAGGGCAAGACGGAAGCCTCGGGCCTCGGGCTCTCCGCCGTCTCGGGATTCGCCCGGCAATCGGGCGGGCTGGTGCACATCACCCGCGCGCCGCGCGCCGGCCTCCGCATAGCGCTCGTTCTGCCTGCCGAGCAGTGGACAGCACCGCCCTCCGGCAACGGGATACAAAGGGATGAGACGCGTGGATCGGCGATCCGGGACACGGACATCAACCCCGACTCCGCCCGCCGCATCCTGACCGCGATGTCAAAGGTGGACTGA
- a CDS encoding lysophospholipid acyltransferase family protein, with product MPVIRKDVTRDISYAYSASTRSGRAMIRFMENATGRLGLIRRAAGYESEVAQGRDFWEVMVERYGLQLEVIGGSLDNLPKDGPLVVIANHPYGILDGLMLGHILSVVRGDFRILAHRVFRKAEELNRVVLPISFDDTKEAVQLNLDTRRECLRYLGDGGCIGIFPGGTVATAERPFGQPMDPGWRTFTAKMIAKSGATVVPIYFDGHTSRLFQLASHLHTTLRMGLLIKEFRKRVDTPVRVAIGQPIPAHEIAERAKDARAMMDFLRQRTYELSPTPLKSLDYGFEFEEKHKTRRH from the coding sequence ATGCCCGTCATCCGCAAAGATGTGACCCGGGACATTTCCTACGCCTATTCGGCCAGCACACGCAGCGGCCGCGCGATGATACGCTTCATGGAAAACGCCACCGGGCGCCTCGGGCTGATCCGCCGGGCCGCCGGCTACGAATCCGAGGTGGCGCAGGGCCGTGACTTCTGGGAGGTCATGGTGGAGCGCTACGGGCTCCAGCTTGAGGTCATCGGCGGATCGCTCGACAACCTGCCGAAGGACGGGCCGCTCGTCGTCATCGCCAATCATCCCTACGGCATCCTCGACGGACTGATGCTGGGGCATATCCTGTCGGTGGTGCGCGGCGATTTCCGCATTCTGGCGCACCGGGTCTTTCGCAAGGCGGAAGAGTTGAACCGCGTCGTGCTGCCGATCTCCTTCGACGATACAAAGGAGGCGGTGCAACTGAACCTCGATACGCGGAGGGAATGCCTGCGCTATCTGGGCGACGGCGGCTGCATCGGCATCTTCCCGGGCGGCACCGTGGCCACGGCCGAACGGCCCTTCGGTCAGCCGATGGATCCGGGCTGGCGCACCTTCACCGCGAAGATGATCGCGAAGTCCGGTGCGACCGTCGTGCCGATCTATTTCGACGGCCACACCTCGCGGCTGTTCCAGCTTGCCTCGCACCTGCACACGACGCTGCGCATGGGGCTGCTCATCAAGGAATTCCGCAAGCGCGTGGACACACCCGTGCGTGTCGCCATCGGTCAGCCGATCCCCGCGCATGAGATCGCCGAACGCGCGAAGGACGCGCGCGCGATGATGGATTTCCTCCGGCAAAGAACCTATGAGTTGTCGCCGACGCCGCTCAAATCTCTCGACTACGGGTTCGAGTTCGAGGAAAAGCACAAGACACGGCGGCATTGA
- the eno gene encoding phosphopyruvate hydratase, with product MSTIIDIHAREILDSRGNPTVEVDVLLEDGTMGRAAVPSGASTGVHEAVEKRDGDKSRYMGKGVRDAVASVNGEIAENIVGFDATEQVAIDLTMIELDGTDNKGRLGANAILGVSLACAKAAADFSGQPLFRYVGGTSARTLPVPMMNIINGGEHADNPIDIQEFMIMPVAAENIADAVRMGSEVFHTLKKELSAAGMSTGLGDEGGFAPELKGTRDALDFILKSIEKAGYKPGEDIYLALDAASTEYFKDGKYEMKGEGLSLSPEDNVKYLEALVNDYPIISIEDGCAEDDWDGWKMLTDVLGNRCQLVGDDLFVTNPKRLSMGIEKGCANSMLVKVNQIGTLTETLQAVEMAHRARMTNVMSHRSGETEDATIADLAVATNCGQIKTGSLARSDRLAKYNQLIRIEEMLEDTAIYAGRSILR from the coding sequence ATGAGCACCATCATCGACATCCACGCCCGCGAGATCCTCGACAGCCGCGGCAACCCGACCGTCGAGGTCGACGTTCTCCTCGAAGACGGCACAATGGGCCGGGCCGCCGTGCCCTCCGGCGCATCGACCGGCGTGCACGAGGCCGTGGAGAAGCGGGACGGCGACAAGTCGCGCTACATGGGCAAGGGCGTCCGCGATGCGGTGGCCAGCGTGAACGGCGAGATCGCCGAGAACATCGTCGGCTTCGACGCCACCGAACAGGTCGCCATCGACCTCACGATGATCGAGCTCGACGGCACCGACAACAAGGGCCGCCTCGGCGCCAATGCGATCCTCGGCGTGTCGCTGGCCTGCGCGAAGGCCGCCGCCGACTTCTCCGGCCAGCCGCTGTTCCGCTACGTCGGCGGCACCTCTGCCCGCACCCTGCCCGTCCCGATGATGAACATCATCAACGGCGGCGAGCATGCGGACAACCCGATCGACATCCAGGAATTCATGATCATGCCGGTCGCGGCAGAGAACATCGCCGACGCCGTGCGCATGGGGTCCGAGGTCTTCCACACCCTGAAGAAGGAACTTTCGGCAGCGGGCATGTCCACCGGCCTCGGCGACGAGGGCGGCTTTGCACCGGAACTGAAGGGCACGCGCGACGCGCTCGATTTCATCCTGAAGTCCATCGAGAAAGCGGGCTACAAGCCGGGTGAAGACATCTACCTCGCGCTCGACGCCGCCTCTACCGAGTACTTCAAGGACGGCAAGTACGAGATGAAGGGCGAAGGCCTGTCGCTCTCGCCGGAAGACAACGTGAAGTACCTCGAGGCGCTGGTAAACGACTACCCGATCATCTCCATCGAGGACGGCTGCGCCGAGGACGACTGGGACGGCTGGAAGATGCTGACCGACGTTCTTGGCAACCGCTGCCAGCTTGTGGGCGACGACCTGTTCGTCACCAACCCCAAGCGCCTGTCGATGGGCATCGAGAAGGGCTGCGCCAACTCCATGCTGGTGAAGGTCAACCAGATCGGCACGCTGACGGAAACGCTCCAGGCGGTCGAGATGGCGCACCGCGCGCGCATGACCAACGTGATGTCGCACCGCTCCGGCGAAACCGAGGACGCCACCATCGCCGACCTCGCCGTCGCCACCAACTGCGGCCAGATCAAGACCGGCAGCCTCGCGCGCTCCGACCGGCTTGCAAAGTACAACCAGCTCATCCGGATCGAGGAGATGCTGGAAGACACCGCGATCTATGCCGGTCGCTCCATCCTGAGATGA
- a CDS encoding DMT family transporter, whose amino-acid sequence MTLRAILLMILSMALLAGSDAFYKLATQRAPIGEAMTLVAIGGTVFFIALAMAMRVKVLTRDALHPMILLRNGFEIIGAIGLVNGLAHVSLPVFAAIMQTGPLIVTIGAAIFLKEVIGPRRWFAVAAGILGMLLVIRPWSASFTGYELFAVMGIAGLSGRDLVTRLSPSHIPALAISTWGFAVTIPAGILLWSLADRPSDYSAPTLWFMLGAIVVTTLGYLAITTAMRMAPASVVAPFRYTRLLFTPALGMLIFGDRPDLMTYLGAGIIFAAGLYTFLRERALARTVAPAAPALAQPARQKAC is encoded by the coding sequence ATGACCCTCCGCGCCATTCTTCTCATGATCCTGTCCATGGCCCTGCTGGCCGGGTCCGACGCCTTCTACAAGCTGGCCACCCAGCGCGCGCCCATCGGCGAGGCGATGACCCTCGTTGCCATCGGCGGCACGGTGTTCTTCATCGCGTTGGCCATGGCAATGCGGGTGAAGGTCCTGACCAGGGATGCGCTGCACCCGATGATCCTCCTGCGCAACGGATTCGAGATCATCGGCGCCATCGGTCTCGTCAACGGCCTGGCCCATGTGTCTCTGCCGGTTTTCGCGGCGATCATGCAGACCGGACCGCTGATCGTCACCATCGGTGCGGCGATCTTCCTGAAGGAAGTTATCGGCCCGCGCCGCTGGTTCGCCGTGGCCGCCGGGATCCTGGGCATGCTGCTGGTGATCCGCCCGTGGTCGGCCAGCTTCACCGGGTACGAACTCTTTGCGGTGATGGGCATTGCTGGCCTCTCGGGCCGCGACCTCGTCACCCGCCTTTCGCCGTCGCATATCCCGGCCCTCGCCATTTCCACCTGGGGCTTCGCCGTGACCATCCCCGCCGGCATCCTGCTGTGGAGCCTGGCTGACCGGCCGTCGGATTACTCCGCCCCGACGCTGTGGTTCATGCTGGGGGCCATCGTCGTGACCACGCTGGGTTACCTCGCCATCACGACGGCGATGCGCATGGCACCGGCCTCTGTCGTTGCGCCCTTCCGCTACACCCGCCTGCTGTTCACCCCGGCGCTTGGCATGCTGATCTTCGGCGACCGTCCCGACCTGATGACCTACCTCGGCGCCGGGATCATCTTTGCCGCGGGGCTCTACACCTTCCTCAGGGAACGCGCCCTAGCCCGCACCGTGGCGCCCGCGGCACCGGCGTTAGCGCAACCCGCACGCCAGAAGGCGTGTTAG